The following are encoded in a window of Oncorhynchus keta strain PuntledgeMale-10-30-2019 chromosome 10, Oket_V2, whole genome shotgun sequence genomic DNA:
- the LOC127932475 gene encoding uncharacterized protein LOC127932475 isoform X24 gives MDREMERCWARKERGEVGEEEMERCGARRERGEVGEEEMKRCGARRERGEVGEEEMERCGARRERGEVGEEEMDREMERCWARKERGEVGEEEMERCGARRERGEVGEEEMKRCGARRERGEVGEEEMERCGARRGGGGGDGEMWGEERERRGGGGGDGQGDGEMLGEERERRGGGGGDGEMWGEERERRGGGGGDGQGDGEMLGEERERRGGGGGDGEMWGEERERRGGGGGDGQGDGEMLGEERERRGGGGGDEEMWGEERERRGGGGGDEEMWGEERERRGGGGGDGQGDGEMLGEERERRGGGGGDGEMWGEERERRGGGGGDGQGDGEMLGEERERRGGGGGDGEMWGEERERRGGGRMERCGARRERGEVGDEEMERWRDVG, from the exons atggacagggagatggagagatgttgggcgaggaaagagagaggagaggtgggggaggaggagatggagagatgtggggcgaggagagagagaggagag gtgggggaggaggagatgaagagatgtggggcgaggagagagagaggagaggtgggggaggaggagatggagagatgtggggcgaggagag agagaggagaggtgggggaggaggagatggacagggagatggagagatgttgggcgaggaaagagagaggagag gtgggggaggaggagatggagagatgtggggcgaggagagagagaggagag gtgggggaggaggagatgaagagatgtggggcgaggagagagagaggagaggtgggggaggaggagatggagagatgtggggcgaggagaggtgggggaggaggagatggagagatgtggggcgaggagagagagaggagaggtgggggaggaggagatggacagggagatggagagatgttgggcgaggaaagagagaggagag gtgggggaggaggagatggagagatgtggggcgaggagagagagaggagaggtgggggaggaggagatggacagggagatggagagatgttgggcgaggaaagagagaggagaggtgggggaggaggagatggagagatgtggggcgaagagagagagaggagaggtgggggaggaggagatggacagggagatggagagatgttgggcgaggaaagagagaggagaggtgggggaggaggagatgaagagatgtggggcgaggaaagagagaggagaggtgggggaggaggagatgaagagatgtggggcgaggagagagagaggagaggtgggggaggaggagatggacagggagatggagagatgttgggcgaggaaagagagaggagaggtgggggaggaggagatggagagatgtggggcgaggagagagagaggagaggtgggggaggaggagatggacagggagatggagagatgttgggcgaggaaagagagaggagaggtgggggagggggagatggagaaatgtggggcgaggagagagagaggagaggtggggggaggatggagagatgtggggcgaggagagagagaggagaggtgggggatgaggagatggagagatggagagatgtggggtga
- the LOC127932475 gene encoding uncharacterized protein LOC127932475 isoform X18, whose protein sequence is MDREMERCWARKERGEVGEEEMERCGARRERGEVGEEEMKRCGARRERGEVGEEEMERCGARRERGEVGEEEMDREMERCWARKERGEVGEEEMERCGARRERGEVGEEEMERCGARRGGGGGDGEMWGEERERRGGGGGDGEMWGEERERRGGGGGDGQGDGEMLGEERERRGGGGGDGEMWGEERERRGGGGGDEEMWGEERERRGGGGGDGEMWGEERERRGGGGGDGQGDGEMLGEERERRGGGGGDGEMWGEERERRGGGGGDGQGDGEMLGEERERRGGGGGDEEMWGEERERRGGGGGDEEMWGEERERRGGGGGDGQGDGEMLGEERERRGGGGGDGEMWGEERERRGGGGGDGQGDGEMLGEERERRGGGGGDGEMWGEERERRGGGRMERCGARRERGEVGDEEMERWRDVG, encoded by the exons atggacagggagatggagagatgttgggcgaggaaagagagaggagaggtgggggaggaggagatggagagatgtggggcgaggagagagagaggagag gtgggggaggaggagatgaagagatgtggggcgaggagagagagaggagaggtgggggaggaggagatggagagatgtggggcgaggagag agagaggagaggtgggggaggaggagatggacagggagatggagagatgttgggcgaggaaagagagaggagag gtgggggaggaggagatggagagatgtggggcgaggagagagagaggagag gtgggggaggaggagatggagagatgtggggcgaggagaggtgggggaggaggagatggagagatgtggggtgaggagagagagaggagaggtgggggaggaggagatggagagatgtggggtgaggagagagagaggagag gtgggggaggaggagatggacagggagatggagagatgttgggcgaggaaagagagaggagaggtgggggaggaggagatggagagatgtggggcgaggagag agagaggagaggtgggggaggaggagatgaagagatgtggggcgaggagagagagaggagaggtgggggaggaggagatggagagatgtggggcgaggagagagagaggagaggtgggggaggaggagatggacagggagatggagagatgttgggcgaggaaagagagaggagaggtgggggaggaggagatggagagatgtggggcgaagagagagagaggagaggtgggggaggaggagatggacagggagatggagagatgttgggcgaggaaagagagaggagaggtgggggaggaggagatgaagagatgtggggcgaggaaagagagaggagaggtgggggaggaggagatgaagagatgtggggcgaggagagagagaggagaggtgggggaggaggagatggacagggagatggagagatgttgggcgaggaaagagagaggagaggtgggggaggaggagatggagagatgtggggcgaggagagagagaggagaggtgggggaggaggagatggacagggagatggagagatgttgggcgaggaaagagagaggagaggtgggggagggggagatggagaaatgtggggcgaggagagagagaggagaggtggggggaggatggagagatgtggggcgaggagagagagaggagaggtgggggatgaggagatggagagatggagagatgtggggtga
- the LOC127932475 gene encoding golgin subfamily A member 6-like protein 2 isoform X21, whose protein sequence is MDREMERCWARKERGEVGEEEMERCGARRERGEVGEEEMKRCGARRERGEVGEEEMERCGARRERGEVGEEEMDREMERCWARKERGEVGEEEMERCGARRERGEVGEEEMERCGVRRERGEVGEEEMKRCGARRERGEVGEEEMERCGARRERGEVGEEEMERCGARRGGGGGDGEMWGEERERRGGGGGDEEMWGEERERRGGGGGDGEMWGEERERRGGGGGDEEMWGEERERRGGGGGDGEMWGEERERRGGGGGDGQGDGEMLGEERERRGGGGGDEEMWGEERERRGGGGGDEEMWGEERERRGGGGGDGQGDGEMLGEERERRGGGGGDGEMWGEERERRGGGGGDGQGDGEMLGEERERRGGGGGDGEMWGEERERRGGGRMERCGARRERGEVGDEEMERWRDVG, encoded by the exons atggacagggagatggagagatgttgggcgaggaaagagagaggagaggtgggggaggaggagatggagagatgtggggcgaggagagagagaggagag gtgggggaggaggagatgaagagatgtggggcgaggagagagagaggagaggtgggggaggaggagatggagagatgtggggcgaggagag agagaggagaggtgggggaggaggagatggacagggagatggagagatgttgggcgaggaaagagagaggagaggtgggggaggaggagatggagagatgtggggcgaggagag agagaggagaggtgggggaggaggagatggagagatgtggggtgaggagagagagaggagaggtgggggaggaggagatgaagagatgtggggcgaggagagagagaggagaggtgggggaggaggagatggagagatgtggggcgaggagagagagaggagaggtgggggaggaggagatggagagatgtggggcgaggagag gtgggggaggaggagatggagagatgtggggtgaggagagagagaggagag gtgggggaggaggagatgaagagatgtggggcgaggagagagagaggagaggtgggggaggaggagatggagagatgtggggcgaggagagagagaggagag gtgggggaggaggagatgaagagatgtggggcgaggagagagagaggagaggtgggggaggaggagatggagagatgtggggcgaggagag agagaggagaggtgggggaggaggagatggacagggagatggagagatgttgggcgaggaaagagagaggagaggtgggggaggaggagatgaagagatgtggggcgaggaaagagagaggagaggtgggggaggaggagatgaagagatgtggggcgaggagagagagaggagaggtgggggaggaggagatggacagggagatggagagatgttgggcgaggaaagagagaggagaggtgggggaggaggagatggagagatgtggggcgaggagagagagaggagaggtgggggaggaggagatggacagggagatggagagatgttgggcgaggaaagagagaggagaggtgggggagggggagatggagaaatgtggggcgaggagagagagaggagaggtggggggaggatggagagatgtggggcgaggagagagagaggagaggtgggggatgaggagatggagagatggagagatgtggggtga
- the LOC127932475 gene encoding golgin subfamily A member 6-like protein 2 isoform X26 — protein MDREMERCWARKERGEVGEEEMERCGARRERGEVGEEEMKRCGARRERGEVGEEEMERCGARRERGEVGEEEMDREMERCWARKERGEVGEEEMERCGARRERGEVGEEEMERCGVRRERGEVGEEEMKRCGARRERGEVGEEEMERCGARRERGEVGEEEMERCGARRGGGGGDGEMWGEERERRGGGGGDEEMWGEERERRGGGGGDGEMWGEERERRGGGGGDGQGDGEMLGEERERRGGGGGDEEMWGEERERRGGGGGDEEMWGEERERRGGGGGDGQGDGEMLGEERERRGGGGGDGEMWGEERERRGGGGGDGQGDGEMLGEERERRGGGGGDGEMWGEERERRGGGRMERCGARRERGEVGDEEMERWRDVG, from the exons atggacagggagatggagagatgttgggcgaggaaagagagaggagaggtgggggaggaggagatggagagatgtggggcgaggagagagagaggagag gtgggggaggaggagatgaagagatgtggggcgaggagagagagaggagaggtgggggaggaggagatggagagatgtggggcgaggagag agagaggagaggtgggggaggaggagatggacagggagatggagagatgttgggcgaggaaagagagaggagaggtgggggaggaggagatggagagatgtggggcgaggagag agagaggagaggtgggggaggaggagatggagagatgtggggtgaggagagagagaggagaggtgggggaggaggagatgaagagatgtggggcgaggagagagagaggagaggtgggggaggaggagatggagagatgtggggcgaggagagagagaggagaggtgggggaggaggagatggagagatgtggggcgaggagag gtgggggaggaggagatggagagatgtggggtgaggagagagagaggagag gtgggggaggaggagatgaagagatgtggggcgaggagagagagaggagaggtgggggaggaggagatggagagatgtggggcgaggagagagagaggagag gtgggggaggaggagatggacagggagatggagagatgttgggcgaggaaagagagaggagaggtgggggaggaggagatgaagagatgtggggcgaggaaagagagaggagaggtgggggaggaggagatgaagagatgtggggcgaggagagagagaggagaggtgggggaggaggagatggacagggagatggagagatgttgggcgaggaaagagagaggagaggtgggggaggaggagatggagagatgtggggcgaggagagagagaggagaggtgggggaggaggagatggacagggagatggagagatgttgggcgaggaaagagagaggagaggtgggggagggggagatggagaaatgtggggcgaggagagagagaggagaggtggggggaggatggagagatgtggggcgaggagagagagaggagaggtgggggatgaggagatggagagatggagagatgtggggtga
- the LOC127932475 gene encoding uncharacterized protein LOC127932475 isoform X25, producing MDREMERCWARKERGEVGEEEMERCGARRERGEVGEEEMKRCGARRERGEVGEEEMERCGARRERGEVGEEEMDREMERCWARKERGEVGEEEMERCGARRERGEVGEEEMKRCGARRERGEVGEEEMERCGARRGGGGGDGEMWGEERERRGGGGGDEEMWGEERERRGGGGGDGEMWGEERERRGGGGGDGQGDGEMLGEERERRGGGGGDGEMWGEERERRGGGGGDGQGDGEMLGEERERRGGGGGDEEMWGEERERRGGGGGDEEMWGEERERRGGGGGDGQGDGEMLGEERERRGGGGGDGEMWGEERERRGGGGGDGQGDGEMLGEERERRGGGGGDGEMWGEERERRGGGRMERCGARRERGEVGDEEMERWRDVG from the exons atggacagggagatggagagatgttgggcgaggaaagagagaggagaggtgggggaggaggagatggagagatgtggggcgaggagagagagaggagag gtgggggaggaggagatgaagagatgtggggcgaggagagagagaggagaggtgggggaggaggagatggagagatgtggggcgaggagag agagaggagaggtgggggaggaggagatggacagggagatggagagatgttgggcgaggaaagagagaggagaggtgggggaggaggagatggagagatgtggggcgaggagag agagaggagaggtgggggaggaggagatgaagagatgtggggcgaggagagagagaggagaggtgggggaggaggagatggagagatgtggggcgaggagaggtgggggaggaggagatggagagatgtggggcgaggagagagagaggagag gtgggggaggaggagatgaagagatgtggggcgaggagagagagaggagaggtgggggaggaggagatggagagatgtggggcgaggagagagagaggagaggtgggggaggaggagatggacagggagatggagagatgttgggcgaggaaagagagaggagaggtgggggaggaggagatggagagatgtggggcgaagagagagagaggagaggtgggggaggaggagatggacagggagatggagagatgttgggcgaggaaagagagaggagaggtgggggaggaggagatgaagagatgtggggcgaggaaagagagaggagaggtgggggaggaggagatgaagagatgtggggcgaggagagagagaggagaggtgggggaggaggagatggacagggagatggagagatgttgggcgaggaaagagagaggagaggtgggggaggaggagatggagagatgtggggcgaggagagagagaggagaggtgggggaggaggagatggacagggagatggagagatgttgggcgaggaaagagagaggagaggtgggggagggggagatggagaaatgtggggcgaggagagagagaggagaggtggggggaggatggagagatgtggggcgaggagagagagaggagaggtgggggatgaggagatggagagatggagagatgtggggtga
- the LOC127932475 gene encoding uncharacterized protein LOC127932475 isoform X2 yields MDREMERCWARKERGEVGEEEMERCGARRERGEVGEEEMKRCGARRERGEVGEEEMERCGARRERGEVGEEEMDREMERCWARKERGEVGEEEMERCGARRERGEVGEEEMERCGVRRERGEVGEEEMKRCGARRERGEVGEEEMERCGARRERGEVGEEEMERCGARRGGGGGDGEMWGEERERRGGGGGDEEMWGEERERRGGGGGDGEMWGEERERRGGGGGDGQGDGEMLGEERERRGGGGGDGEMWGEERERRGGGGGDEEMWGEERERRGGGGGDGEMWGEERERRGGGGGDGQGDGEMLGEERERRGGGGGDGEMWGEERERRGGGGGDGQGDGEMLGEERERRGGGGGDEEMWGEERERRGGGGGDEEMWGEERERRGGGGGDGQGDGEMLGEERERRGGGGGDGEMWGEERERRGGGGGDGQGDGEMLGEERERRGGGGGDGEMWGEERERRGGGRMERCGARRERGEVGDEEMERWRDVG; encoded by the exons atggacagggagatggagagatgttgggcgaggaaagagagaggagaggtgggggaggaggagatggagagatgtggggcgaggagagagagaggagag gtgggggaggaggagatgaagagatgtggggcgaggagagagagaggagaggtgggggaggaggagatggagagatgtggggcgaggagag agagaggagaggtgggggaggaggagatggacagggagatggagagatgttgggcgaggaaagagagaggagaggtgggggaggaggagatggagagatgtggggcgaggagag agagaggagaggtgggggaggaggagatggagagatgtggggtgaggagagagagaggagaggtgggggaggaggagatgaagagatgtggggcgaggagagagagaggagaggtgggggaggaggagatggagagatgtggggcgaggagagagagaggagaggtgggggaggaggagatggagagatgtggggcgaggagag gtgggggaggaggagatggagagatgtggggtgaggagagagagaggagaggtgggggaggaggagatgaagagatgtggggcgaggagagagagaggagag gtgggggaggaggagatggagagatgtggggcgaggagagagagaggagaggtgggggaggaggagatggacagggagatggagagatgttgggcgaggaaagagagaggagaggtgggggaggaggagatggagagatgtggggcgaggagag agagaggagaggtgggggaggaggagatgaagagatgtggggcgaggagagagagaggagaggtgggggaggaggagatggagagatgtggggcgaggagagagagaggagaggtgggggaggaggagatggacagggagatggagagatgttgggcgaggaaagagagaggagaggtgggggaggaggagatggagagatgtggggcgaagagagagagaggagaggtgggggaggaggagatggacagggagatggagagatgttgggcgaggaaagagagaggagaggtgggggaggaggagatgaagagatgtggggcgaggaaagagagaggagaggtgggggaggaggagatgaagagatgtggggcgaggagagagagaggagaggtgggggaggaggagatggacagggagatggagagatgttgggcgaggaaagagagaggagaggtgggggaggaggagatggagagatgtggggcgaggagagagagaggagaggtgggggaggaggagatggacagggagatggagagatgttgggcgaggaaagagagaggagaggtgggggagggggagatggagaaatgtggggcgaggagagagagaggagaggtggggggaggatggagagatgtggggcgaggagagagagaggagaggtgggggatgaggagatggagagatggagagatgtggggtga
- the LOC127932475 gene encoding uncharacterized protein LOC127932475 isoform X6 produces MDREMERCWARKERGEVGEEEMERCGARRERGEVGEEEMKRCGARRERGEVGEEEMERCGARRERGEVGEEEMDREMERCWARKERGEVGEEEMERCGARRERGEVGEEEMERCGVRRERGEVGEEEMKRCGARRERGEVGEEEMERCGARRERGEVGEEEMERCGARRGGGGGDGEMWGEERERRGGGGGDGEMWGEERERRGGGGGDGQGDGEMLGEERERRGGGGGDGEMWGEERERRGGGGGDEEMWGEERERRGGGGGDGEMWGEERERRGGGGGDGQGDGEMLGEERERRGGGGGDGEMWGEERERRGGGGGDGQGDGEMLGEERERRGGGGGDEEMWGEERERRGGGGGDEEMWGEERERRGGGGGDGQGDGEMLGEERERRGGGGGDGEMWGEERERRGGGGGDGQGDGEMLGEERERRGGGGGDGEMWGEERERRGGGRMERCGARRERGEVGDEEMERWRDVG; encoded by the exons atggacagggagatggagagatgttgggcgaggaaagagagaggagaggtgggggaggaggagatggagagatgtggggcgaggagagagagaggagag gtgggggaggaggagatgaagagatgtggggcgaggagagagagaggagaggtgggggaggaggagatggagagatgtggggcgaggagag agagaggagaggtgggggaggaggagatggacagggagatggagagatgttgggcgaggaaagagagaggagaggtgggggaggaggagatggagagatgtggggcgaggagag agagaggagaggtgggggaggaggagatggagagatgtggggtgaggagagagagaggagaggtgggggaggaggagatgaagagatgtggggcgaggagagagagaggagaggtgggggaggaggagatggagagatgtggggcgaggagagagagaggagag gtgggggaggaggagatggagagatgtggggcgaggagaggtgggggaggaggagatggagagatgtggggtgaggagagagagaggagaggtgggggaggaggagatggagagatgtggggtgaggagagagagaggagag gtgggggaggaggagatggacagggagatggagagatgttgggcgaggaaagagagaggagaggtgggggaggaggagatggagagatgtggggcgaggagag agagaggagaggtgggggaggaggagatgaagagatgtggggcgaggagagagagaggagaggtgggggaggaggagatggagagatgtggggcgaggagagagagaggagaggtgggggaggaggagatggacagggagatggagagatgttgggcgaggaaagagagaggagaggtgggggaggaggagatggagagatgtggggcgaagagagagagaggagaggtgggggaggaggagatggacagggagatggagagatgttgggcgaggaaagagagaggagaggtgggggaggaggagatgaagagatgtggggcgaggaaagagagaggagaggtgggggaggaggagatgaagagatgtggggcgaggagagagagaggagaggtgggggaggaggagatggacagggagatggagagatgttgggcgaggaaagagagaggagaggtgggggaggaggagatggagagatgtggggcgaggagagagagaggagaggtgggggaggaggagatggacagggagatggagagatgttgggcgaggaaagagagaggagaggtgggggagggggagatggagaaatgtggggcgaggagagagagaggagaggtggggggaggatggagagatgtggggcgaggagagagagaggagaggtgggggatgaggagatggagagatggagagatgtggggtga
- the LOC127932475 gene encoding trichohyalin-like isoform X19: MDREMERCWARKERGEVGEEEMERCGARRERGEVGEEEMKRCGARRERGEVGEEEMERCGARRERGEVGEEEMDREMERCWARKERGEVGEEEMERCGARRERGEVGEEEMKRCGARRERGEVGEEEMERCGARRERGEVGEEEMERCGARRERGEVGEEEMERCGARRERGEVGEEEMKRCGARRERGEVGEEEMERCGARRERGEVGEEEMDREMERCWARKERGEVGEEEMERCGAKRERGEVGEEEMDREMERCWARKERGEVGEEEMKRCGARKERGEVGEEEMKRCGARRERGEVGEEEMDREMERCWARKERGEVGEEEMERCGARRERGEVGEEEMDREMERCWARKERGEVGEGEMEKCGARRERGEVGGGWRDVGRGEREERWGMRRWRDGEMWGEEREERWGRRRWRDVG; encoded by the exons atggacagggagatggagagatgttgggcgaggaaagagagaggagaggtgggggaggaggagatggagagatgtggggcgaggagagagagaggagag gtgggggaggaggagatgaagagatgtggggcgaggagagagagaggagaggtgggggaggaggagatggagagatgtggggcgaggagag agagaggagaggtgggggaggaggagatggacagggagatggagagatgttgggcgaggaaagagagaggagaggtgggggaggaggagatggagagatgtggggcgaggagag agagaggagaggtgggggaggaggagatgaagagatgtggggcgaggagagagagaggagaggtgggggaggaggagatggagagatgtggggcgaggagagagagaggagaggtgggggaggaggagatggagagatgtggggcgaggagag agagaggagaggtgggggaggaggagatggagagatgtggggcgaggagagagagaggagag gtgggggaggaggagatgaagagatgtggggcgaggagagagagaggagaggtgggggaggaggagatggagagatgtggggcgaggagagagagaggagaggtgggggaggaggagatggacagggagatggagagatgttgggcgaggaaagagagaggagaggtgggggaggaggagatggagagatgtggggcgaagagagagagaggagaggtgggggaggaggagatggacagggagatggagagatgttgggcgaggaaagagagaggagaggtgggggaggaggagatgaagagatgtggggcgaggaaagagagaggagaggtgggggaggaggagatgaagagatgtggggcgaggagagagagaggagaggtgggggaggaggagatggacagggagatggagagatgttgggcgaggaaagagagaggagaggtgggggaggaggagatggagagatgtggggcgaggagagagagaggagaggtgggggaggaggagatggacagggagatggagagatgttgggcgaggaaagagagaggagaggtgggggagggggagatggagaaatgtggggcgaggagagagagaggagaggtggggggaggatggagagatgtggggcgaggagagagagaggagaggtgggggatgaggagatggagagatggagagatgtggggtgaggagagagaggagaggtgggggaggaggagatggagagatgtggggtga